Sequence from the Nymphaea colorata isolate Beijing-Zhang1983 chromosome 9, ASM883128v2, whole genome shotgun sequence genome:
TGGATTTGGGCAAAACAGAGTGTCCTTCCGGCCAACTGGAGACCTGGATCGGTCTATGATTCTGGTGTTCAAATTCATGACATTGCGCAGGAGGGATGTCCGCAGTGTGATGACAGCAACTGGAAATGAACTTACAATGTAAATACTGTAAAGCTTGCACCAGTTCAATActagtttcttcttcataaaCAAAAACCTTATACTGTATCACGGGAAAGCAGTTGgtaaaatatcaatttttatcTGATACAGCTGTTATGATATCAACTTGTTTTCCTACCCAATTAAGGGTTACTACCCGCACGAGACCACAAGATAAGTTGAAAGCGGTCGATGGTTGTTTTGTTCACTCATCCATTCAAGATAGGTGtgatactttttcttctttggttgcAATTTTGAAAGTTCTCAATTCTTTTATAGAGACAAgcttctttccctttttgttgATATGAAGATGGGTCGAACAGAATAGCGAATAGCGGATGAATGAACGCATTCATAGAAAGGATTCCCACCTTTCTTCCATTGTTACATAATTCCATAGAAGATACAGGAAACCATGGATAATGTAAGAACCAAGGCAAATTGTTCTGAAAAATATGATATTAGCATCGGCAATGGATTCGACAGAACATTTGTGAAGCGGGaagcaaatgagaaacaaaaagcaaattttagaaaacaaaacccAGCTTAACTGATACCATGCTCAATCAAACATAGCAATCCAGTATATCATAAATAGCGATCAGGTCTGagggttttgtcattttctacCATTTATTTATGATCATTTAAGATTTGACGTGTTGGGGCTCTGAGTGACTCCCTAGTACATCGTTGCTCGGGAGGCCTGCTTATCAGTTTGGCTCTGTGCAGGAAAAGACATCAATAATGTCAAACCCATCTGATCCTTCCGTTCTGACACCTTACACTTGCCCCTACCTAACCGCCGGCGCTAGGGGTGCTTGAAGTTTTGGACTCATTAGACAACTTAGAGAACCGATCAaattcctcaaaaaaaaaaagatccatgTCATTTGACGTTTTATACAACTTACACCAGGAACCTCAGACAGGATCCGGACGGTGTGTCAGAGTACTGTTGATCTACTAATAAACGAAGGAGTGTGTCCAAAGTTGCATTTCACATTTCAAAACAGTGGATGATCCAATCTGCACTCTTAAATGTCACCTGCTTTAACCAGACTGAACTTACAATTAAGTTGGCGCTTCGAAGTTTTTAGGCCCATCTATCTGGGTAGACTCGGGAAAATACCAATTATTACCCGAGTCAAAAGCAGAACATAACATCTAAATTGATCATTTATAATTGGGATATTTACTACAAGGCAAAAAGCCTCAGGATACATGAATACAAAACCATCTCCCGAAGGATAAACATAACCAAGAAGTCAGGGAGAAAACGACCCCACTCTTTTCACATTAATACTAGCTGCACCCAAATGTGCATCTTCAAGGGACCACAGCAGAACGATTGCATCATAGGGCTATAAATCTATCTATCTGGCCATGTCAAGGCAGATCACTTTCTCATTAAGAGGACTACAGTGTGGGCAGCGATGCTTCTATTCTCCCCAAGGCTGTCAACTTTCTCATGAGTCTTTGCCTTAAGATTGACTACAGATGGATCAGCCCCAAGCAACTCACATAAGTTGGCACGTATAGCCTCCTTGTGTGGGCTCAGTTTTGGTCTCTGCAGTATCAATGTGGCATCTAAGTTTCCAAGATCATAACCTGCCTCATGCATAAGCCTGACCTGAAAAACCATGATAACGAGCAATAAATGAAtacaacagaaagaaaaagcaaaaaagaaagggacATCTATCCtgctgaaagaaagaaaaaacttcctATTCAACAATAAGAACACAGTTGGAATAGCAGCCGAGCAGAATATGATTTCAAAAACCAAATTGATTTTTCAGATCTATGCAGCTAAAGTCGCAGCACCACAACTTCCAACTACCAGTGATGAATGAACTATTAGACTTTAATGTCTTCCATAAAGTCGAGCAAACATGCGTTTACAACTTCTCTGTTGCATCCAGATGCATTCTTGAGTCACAAAAATACAAAGACTGCACTGTCAAAATTTGCCTAAAACTGCAAAAAATCTCCAGACCTATAGTTAATGTAAAGATATTCAGTACGCTATCTCTAGCGTTATTGTTAATGTGAAGTTATTCACTGTGGCTTATAGTAAGCCCCACCTACCATCGATGTGAAGTTGTTCTGTAAAGCATAAGTagatggttttcaatattttataagaaCGGATTGGGTGAAGTCTCCTATTTTGTATACCGGAAAGAGGAATGATAGATCAGGTTCAGTGATTTCTGATGACCAtgttcaacaaataaaaaagaaaatgagggcAAATGCAGATACTGCGACAGAAAACTTCTAGTACAGAGCAGAGCAAAGAGCCAACACACACATAAAGTCACTCCTGAGACAAATGGAGCACGTCTGTTTGCATAAATTATTttaagagagcgagagagaaagaggggtcTTCAATCAATAATTGGAAAAAAAGGATCAATCTGTTGTCCCTGAACCACATTTATTACAAACCCTACCTGTATTCAGACCCCAACTGCATACCGAAAGATAAATTGGCATTGTTTTATAAGTTGTATGTTATTGACTTATTCTGATAGTTATAACAAATTATATAACGTAAAAATAGGACACCTAGCAGTAGTCTTGCTGATTGGTCAAAAGTTGTAGTCACCGAAAATTTCTTTTACCAGGATACACAacactagaaaagaaaaaagccgTAATGCCTCCATAGAAGGTCAGAAGAAACAAAGCAATCAAATGATGGTTTCCACATCGCAGATGGTCCTATAGCTATCTCATGGAATGACAAAACAGCATTATTAGTAACCAAGAACAGTAAAGAAGCTCAATGCacattataaatttataacgACAATAAAAAATTCTCTCATGAAGGGATTAATGTGGATGGAGAGGCATACAGCTTCTTTCACAAAGACTGATGATGCTGCACCACGCCATTTAGGATCACTGTCAGGGAAAATCTGACCGATGTCCGGAAGTCCCAAAGCTCCCAAAATTGCATCGACAACACAATGCAACAGCACATCTCCTGTAATTTGAATTCCCATCAATACGACAGTTGTGGCAGAATTGCTTATCAGATTTAGTTAATGGTgaattgaaaaggaaacaaaggtTGGCATCATTGACAATATTGATGGAAACATGAAACCCGTAGCTTATTTACTTCTCTTGGACTTCCATATTAGAAGGATAAATTTCTAAGAAAATGGACTAGTCTTGCTCCTGCAATCAGAATTCACAATCCCAAACACTTAGaagaacaacaataataaaagtAAACCTTTTCACTGCAGACTCTATCTCCCCCACCATGGAAACCAgcgaaaaattcaaaaaatacaaacaaaaataatttctaAATCACGGTTACGGCTGCACCTCTAGTATAAAATTCCAAACTTTTTTGCAATAACTCGAAGCATGAAGCCGAAATTTCGAAACATCAAGGAACAATCAGACCAAGAATTGTCTCACGTGCCTAATCAATCCGCTATGTCAGAACAAGTTCCACATTCTCAGCCGTATCCCCACAGCAGAATTGCATGAAAAGAGAGACTGCAGATGAATATTACAAATCAAATAATCCCCAAACGGATGAATTGACAGAACGCCAGAGAACCATTACATAACAGAATCCCAGTTGACGCAATGCCTGAGGAGAAAGAGCAGATCTTCAGAGGACCACAGCCTTACCATCTGAATGAGCTTCGCATCCTCTGTCATGAGGGATATCGACCCCCCCTATAATCAACGGTAGGCCTGGCTCCAGCCTATGAAGATCAAACCCATGGCCGACCCGAAAAGGAAGCGAAACACGGGGTCGGCTTCCGCTTCCCACCTTCGTCTCCGCCTCGGCCCTGCCGTCGGTGGAAGCCTCGGTCCTGAGAGTAGCAGCGGCCACCCATCCCCTTCTTGCAGAGGTGTTCGTGAGGTTAATTGGGGAAGCATCGAAAGAACTGAACGAAGACCCAAAGTGCCATCAGAGTCAGAGTTAAACAATacgaagaagggaaagagaagcACAAAGGATTCGGAAGGGTACGATCACTTACAGCCTATGAGAAGATAGGAGCATGTTGGGGGCAAGCCCGGAGAGGGATTTTCCAGTAACCTTCACCGGAAGCGTAGAAAAGGAGAGAGCAGACGCAGATGAAATCGTCGCCAtgagagcgagagcgagagcgagagcgagagagggagcgagaCTGTAAGGCGCGGAATTTTCTGCCTTCCACAGCCGCCCCTTACATGTGGGAAGTAAATAGTTCGGTTCCAGATCAGCCCAGCCCGAAGCCCACCACTAAGTTGAAATGTCGACATTCAGGTTCAAATCGGATATCTGGCCATATCCGAAACCTTCTCGCATTAGTAGTAGGTTTCTCGTCAACTAACCTCCTCGGATCACGAAACCGACTTTGCATTGaccatctgaatccaaatccaaattgtGTAATAGCCGTCTCTGGCGACTTTTGACCagtcaaatttcaaatattcacttaattatattatttttttaacaaagaaGTCCTTCAAAAGCATCGACGACAATGGGATGAGAAAATATTCACCTATTATGTTGTTTCGGGGCAGTGTTTTCAGGTTGGTAGATTCTGTGGCCGATTCTAGAGTCCCACATTTCATGTTCAATTGTTcttttatattgttatatatatatatatatatatatatataacaattttaATATGTTTGACCGATTGCAAGTAAATCAATGAATCAACCAACGAATCAGCAGCCGCACCAATTCGGTTCATGAACTGATTTTTGTAAAGCTGGTTCAGCTTAGTTTCTTAGAATGGACTTTTGGTTAGCGATATCGCATAAACGAAGAGTGGGATGGGAAAATGTTCAATTAAGTTGGTCCAACTTGATTCTGTTCTCTTTATATGATGCGGGTGAGATAGCCCTGTAAACGGTTCAAACTCGAGCAACATTCTTTAGATCGGTTTACTGTACAAGTCCAAATCGATGAATTGGATTCTCACTTGGACTCTATTTTTTAAACCATATCTGATTCCACCACCATAAGATCTGACGATCATGCATAATGGAGTCAGATCTTTACCATATCTGGTTGAtattgggtttggatttggtttggTTATGAAATTGCATACTTAAGTTGGGTCTTATtggtatttgaatttgattttgtttaacTTATCTGATTAAACTAATTCAAAGTTGAATCCATAATTGaatatatctgatccatttaCTTCCCTAAGTTAGGTCCCTGCTGCTAAGTTTGAGAACAAGACCATGCATGATTTGAATTGTTCAACTTGTTATCCTCTACATTCACCACTTACCAGCTGCACACCAATTGCGAAGTATAGTTTCTATAGCCCAAGTCATTGGCTACTTGCAGAATGATTTGGAGAAATTGTAACATATTTCCAAAGTTAGTACCCCCTGCCCTGGGGCCTATACTTCATAGAGGGGTTGACACCCACAGGAATCGAACTAGCAACTGGTTACATGTCAAGCATTAGCCCAACTAGCAGGGCGGAGCCAGAGATTTTATGCTCAATATTAGAGATGACCAAGGGCACCAAATAAAAACAACTAAGTAACTGAGTGGcactaatatataaatttagaaaaataatttggaCAAAacagtatgtatatatatagattttatGGCACTGTGTGGGCAAAGGCCCACACGTGCGCACAATTGGCTCTGCCCTGCCAACTAGTTACACCAAACCCCTTTGCGCGATCCATATACTTGAGATCTTCATATTTACTCTTTTATACTTGCAAAAGTactatttaaaaatattaaggGGTTGGTATGCTCTTAAATTCACAAATTTAAGTTCCTCAAGATTTAAGATCGAAAGGAAATTAGAAGTAAAGCAAACAGTCAAGAACCCTATATGTCCGATGAATTTTGTTAAAAGATCAGCTTATTGCCAGTTTTATATACTGGATTGAGCACAGCCATCCCCACTTCACAACTCGTACAAACATTATTACTGAAAGAGCTTGACATCGATAATTCAAACAACCTTCTGACATTGACGATCTTGATTCTATTTATGACTCAAAATCATACAAAGGAAATCGAAGGAATAGAAGGGGCACCACCAACCAAGTGAACACACTTTATTAGCCTAAAACTTCTTCACTTTATAAGTGGAGAAGATGCGGCCGTTGCTGCAACACCATCTTCAGTTTTTACAAGAGGATCCTGCATACAGATATAAGTCAACAGATTCAAATGCAAGATGTATATAAAAAGCTGAGTGACAAATTGACAATAATCTTTCCTAAAATGTGAAAGATTAAAAGCATGCCCACGTGAAACTATCAGACAATTTGAATATCGATTCATAACAAAAGACATGCCTATAGAGAACATGTACGTTTCTTCtggtattaaaaaaaaggagctAACTATATATAAAAGCCTAGCAATTATGGAGCAGAGGTGGCtccaacaaaataaatcaataaatacATGAAATTCAGGAGAATCTAAGTTgtttctgctttcttttttgaCAAGAAATAAAAGCTCCAGGTGAGTCCTTACCATCATATGCCATTTGAGGATGACAGGATTATAGAATCTGAATACGACTGCAGATTGTGGTGAAGTTAGTTCTGCTGCTGCCAAGGTTTCCAAATTCCAAGGCGCGGcactaaaatctctctctctctctctctctctctctctctctctctctatatatatatatatatatatatatatatatatactgatgaTCTATGTACTAGAAAACTTCTATATTCACGAAAAACTTTCATGACTTAGTTATAAGATTGGACATAGCATCTCTAAATCTAACGTGTTAATAGGACAGTATCCTGAGTG
This genomic interval carries:
- the LOC116259930 gene encoding 2-C-methyl-D-erythritol 2,4-cyclodiphosphate synthase, chloroplastic, translating into MATISSASALSFSTLPVKVTGKSLSGLAPNMLLSSHRLSFDASPINLTNTSARRGWVAAATLRTEASTDGRAEAETKVGSGSRPRVSLPFRVGHGFDLHRLEPGLPLIIGGVDIPHDRGCEAHSDGDVLLHCVVDAILGALGLPDIGQIFPDSDPKWRGAASSVFVKEAVRLMHEAGYDLGNLDATLILQRPKLSPHKEAIRANLCELLGADPSVVNLKAKTHEKVDSLGENRSIAAHTVVLLMRK